In Thalassophryne amazonica chromosome 14, fThaAma1.1, whole genome shotgun sequence, one DNA window encodes the following:
- the LOC117524719 gene encoding olfactory receptor 6N2-like, whose translation MDGELNVTYITLSGHVELHKYRYLYFIIMFIAYLLIICCNSTIVCLIYVHKNLHEPMYIFIAALLMNSVLFSSALYPKLLIDFSSEKQIISYPSCLLQYFFFYFLGCSEFLLLAAMAYDRYVSICKPLQYHTIMRKTNVIIALVSAWLVPACHFLTGATLIAHRKFCDFTLKGILCNNSILKLQCVRSTTIIIYGLFVLFSDAIFPVFFILFTYTKILSICYQSSADVRKKAAETCLPHLLVLTSFSCLSLYDVIVVRLETNIPKTLSLIMTLQVIVYHPLFNPLIYGLKMKEISKHIKRLFCQRTLTNA comes from the coding sequence ATGGATGGGGAACTAAATGTAACATATATAACACTTAGTGGTCATGTTGAATTACACAAATACAGGTATCTTTATTTTATAATTATGTTTATTGCATATCTTCTAATAATCTGCTGTAATTCTACTATTGTTTGTCTGATCTACGTTCATAAAAACCTCCATGAACCAATGTACATTTTCATTGCAGCTCTGTTGATGAACTCAGTTCTTTTTAGTTCTGCTCTTTACCCAAAGCTTTTAATTGATTTTTCATCTGAAAAACAGATCATTTCATATCCAAGTTGTTTGTTGCagtattttttcttttactttttaggATGTTCTGAGTTTTTACTCTTAGCAGCCATGGCTTATGACAGGTATGTGTCTATATGTAAACCTCTGCAGTATCACACCATCATGAGAAAAACTAATGTCATTATCGCTCTGGTTTCAGCCTGGCTCGTGCCAGCTTGTCATTTTCTAACAGGAGCTACATTGATTGCGCACAGAAAATTTTGTGATTTTACTCTGAAAGGAATTCTTTGCAATAATTCTATCTTAAAACTTCAGTGTGTGAGATCAACAACAATAATTATTTATGGGTTGTTTGTTTTATTCAGTGATGCAATTTTTCCTGTATTCTTCATACTTTTTACATACACAAAGATTCTTTCAATATGTTACCAAAGTAGCGCTGATGTGAGGAAAAAAGCTGCAGAGACCTGTTTACCCCACCTGCTGGttttaaccagtttttcatgtttgagTCTGTATGATGTCATTGTGGTTCGACtggaaacaaatattccaaaaactCTGAGTTTAATTATGACTTTGCAAGTTATTGTGTATCATCCTCTCTTTAATCCACTGATATATGGACTAAAAATGAAAGAAATCTCAAAACATATCAAAAGGCTGTTTTGTCAAAGAACTCTAACTAATGCTTAA
- the LOC117525300 gene encoding olfactory receptor 6N2-like, translated as MDGELNVTYITLSGHVELHKYRYLYFIIMFIAYLLIICCNSTIVCLIYVHKNLHEPMYIFIAALLMNSVLFSSALYPKLLIDFSSEKQIISYPSCLLQYFFFYFLGCSEFLLLAAMAYDRYVSICKPLQYHTIMTKTNVIIALVSAWLVPACHALTGAILIAHRKFCEFTLKGIFCNNSILKLQCVRSTTIIIYGLFVLFNNTIFPIFFILFTYTKILSICYQSSADVRKKAAETCLPHLLVLTSFSCLSLYDVIVVRLETNIPKTLSLIMTLQVIVYHPLFNPLIYGLKMKEISKHIKRLFCQRPLTNA; from the coding sequence ATGGATGGGGAACTAAATGTAACATATATAACACTTAGTGGTCATGTTGAATTACACAAATACAGGTATCTTTATTTTATAATTATGTTTATTGCATATCTTCTAATAATCTGCTGTAATTCTACTATTGTTTGTCTGATCTACGTTCATAAAAACCTCCATGAaccaatgtacatttttattgcaGCTCTGTTGATGAACTCAGTTCTTTTTAGTTCTGCTCTTTACCCAAAGCTTTTAATTGATTTTTCATCTGAAAAACAGATCATTTCATATCCAAGTTGTTTGTTGCagtattttttcttttactttttaggATGTTCTGAGTTTTTACTCTTAGCAGCCATGGCTTATGACAGGTATGTGTCTATATGTAAACCTCTGCAGTATCACACCATCATGACAAAAACTAATGTCATTATCGCTCTGGTTTCAGCCTGGCTCGTGCCAGCTTGTCATGCTCTGACAGGAGCTATACTGATTGCTCACAGAAAATTTTGTGAATTTACTCTGAAAGGAATTTTTTGCAATAATTCTATCTTAAAACTTCAGTGTGTGAGATCAACAACAATAATTATTTATGGGTTGTTTGTTTTATTCAATAATACAATTTTTCCTATATTCTTCATACTTTTTACATACACAAAGATTCTTTCAATATGTTACCAAAGTAGCGCTGATGTGAGGAAAAAAGCTGCAGAGACCTGTTTACCCCACCTGCTGGttttaaccagtttttcatgtttgagTCTGTATGATGTCATTGTGGTTCGACtggaaacaaatattccaaaaactCTGAGTTTAATTATGACTTTGCAAGTTATTGTGTATCATCCTCTCTTTAATCCACTGATATATGGACTAAAAATGAAAGAAATCTCAAAACATATCAAAAGGCTGTTTTGTCAAAGACCTCTAACTAATGCTTAA